Proteins from a genomic interval of Chitinophagales bacterium:
- a CDS encoding S41 family peptidase — translation MTRVIRQLPFSLTKLLLLLTAFFFSTFNLSAQEPNPPKKISIEELQKDLTFLKKALEDIHPGMYYFTDKETYNQLYDSIYQSLQTPLSRVDFREKIAPLILQLQCGHTRLLASHKDDKKKPKKYFPLQLRQIEGKVLVNKNYGEDTSMIFKGVEILAINGMPIDSILQLFYRNTTRGSDGDNETGKQFYNLRFFTSRFAEWFGRPDSFQIEYLTPKTTDYQTISIAALTSKVMAQNYKTHFGKPPQNISLEWLNDETAVLKIRSFVDLDSDYGLNFWGQVRAYFREIKQLEAEHLIIDVRGNGGGALKNSFKLMQYLETEPFSVNKALLAKAKAVSNVGFREKLMLGFSFKRTDSTYISSKSFTQIRQPKQKLGYKRKVYLLIDGGSYSASALFAAHLHSKNRATIVGEESGGNYYLAFAGFWTVKTLPHSKISVRIPLIRLEYDVESDVPFNKGVPPNIGVTQTYSDFLEGKDTQLEAVLDLIESEK, via the coding sequence ATGACACGAGTAATCAGGCAGTTACCATTTTCACTAACCAAACTACTGCTGTTACTGACCGCTTTCTTTTTCTCAACCTTCAATTTATCCGCACAAGAACCCAATCCCCCCAAAAAAATCTCCATTGAAGAACTTCAAAAAGACCTAACTTTTCTGAAAAAAGCGTTAGAAGACATTCATCCTGGAATGTATTATTTTACCGACAAAGAAACCTACAATCAACTGTATGACAGCATTTATCAATCTCTCCAAACACCACTTTCCAGAGTAGATTTTCGAGAAAAAATTGCTCCGCTTATCCTTCAGCTTCAATGCGGACATACCCGCCTGTTGGCTTCCCATAAGGACGATAAGAAAAAACCTAAAAAATATTTTCCGCTGCAATTGAGGCAGATTGAAGGAAAAGTCTTGGTCAATAAAAACTATGGGGAAGATACAAGTATGATTTTCAAAGGAGTCGAAATTTTGGCAATCAACGGTATGCCGATTGACAGTATTCTCCAACTTTTTTACCGCAATACAACCCGTGGCTCGGACGGTGACAATGAAACGGGTAAACAATTCTACAACTTACGTTTTTTTACCAGTAGATTTGCAGAATGGTTTGGACGACCCGATAGTTTTCAAATCGAATATTTAACACCTAAAACAACTGATTATCAAACTATTTCAATAGCGGCTCTTACTTCAAAAGTTATGGCGCAAAACTACAAAACTCATTTTGGCAAACCACCCCAAAATATTAGCTTGGAGTGGCTCAATGATGAAACTGCTGTATTGAAAATTCGGTCTTTTGTGGATTTGGATAGCGATTACGGCTTAAATTTTTGGGGTCAAGTGCGGGCTTATTTTCGGGAAATCAAGCAATTAGAAGCTGAACATCTCATCATTGATGTACGGGGCAATGGCGGAGGAGCATTGAAGAACAGCTTCAAATTGATGCAATATTTGGAAACCGAACCTTTTAGTGTCAACAAAGCCTTGCTTGCCAAAGCAAAAGCAGTTTCTAATGTGGGTTTTCGGGAAAAACTGATGTTGGGATTTAGCTTTAAACGCACCGATAGCACCTATATTTCGAGCAAAAGTTTCACCCAAATTCGCCAACCCAAACAAAAGTTGGGCTACAAAAGAAAAGTTTATTTGTTGATAGATGGAGGTTCTTACTCTGCTTCTGCGCTTTTTGCTGCACATTTGCATTCCAAAAATCGGGCGACTATTGTAGGCGAAGAAAGTGGAGGTAATTATTATCTCGCTTTTGCAGGTTTTTGGACGGTCAAAACATTGCCTCACTCCAAAATCAGCGTGCGTATTCCGTTGATTAGATTGGAGTATGATGTGGAGTCGGATGTTCCCTTCAATAAAGGCGTACCTCCAAATATTGGAGTAACACAAACGTACAGTGATTTTTTGGAAGGAAAAGATACGCAATTGGAGGCGGTTTTGGATTTGATTGAAAGTGAGAAATGA
- a CDS encoding DEAD/DEAH box helicase has protein sequence MSSTFEQFKFTRQFLNAIEDAGFSEPTPIQLKAIPAVKSGENVIGIAPTGTGKTAAYLLPMLIQIKYAEGEQPRALVLAPTRELCMQIEDRAKMLSKYTNIRTIALYGGVGKKQQIEEWEAKGGADIVVATPGRLMDMYKLKFLEFKKIKWVVIDEADRMMDMGFMPQIRKIQEVLPNKRQNLLFSATYPPKVEKMADEFIDYAIRIEVAPQATTVETVTLRVYEIPNFKTKLNYLLWMLEDEERYNRVMVFVRTKQAASNITKYLERKMEDRVRVIHANKDQNARINAMNEFKEGNLRVLVATDVASRGIDVTMVSHVINFDVPVVYEDFVHRVGRTGRAQNEGTAITFMTPAEKYHLRKIQKLIKQQIPIFTLPHDLKIEETPKEEAQDMAREIDHQKRKENPDFKGAFHEKKWMLQQGKGGKLYKGKDKPKEKIKDKEKDKGKGKFGKNSSSHKLKGGAKNRKGKKWD, from the coding sequence ATGTCCTCAACTTTTGAACAATTTAAGTTTACCCGTCAATTTCTCAATGCCATTGAAGATGCGGGCTTTAGCGAACCTACACCCATACAATTGAAGGCAATCCCTGCGGTCAAATCAGGCGAAAATGTGATTGGAATTGCGCCTACGGGAACGGGAAAAACGGCGGCGTATTTGTTGCCGATGCTGATTCAAATCAAATATGCGGAAGGTGAACAGCCGAGAGCTTTGGTTTTGGCACCTACTCGTGAGCTTTGTATGCAGATTGAAGATAGAGCCAAAATGCTGTCGAAATACACCAATATCCGAACGATTGCATTGTATGGTGGGGTGGGTAAAAAGCAGCAAATTGAAGAATGGGAAGCAAAGGGTGGTGCTGATATTGTGGTGGCTACGCCTGGACGTTTGATGGATATGTATAAGTTGAAGTTTTTGGAGTTTAAGAAAATCAAGTGGGTGGTGATTGATGAAGCTGACCGAATGATGGATATGGGTTTTATGCCACAAATTCGAAAAATTCAGGAGGTGCTGCCCAACAAACGCCAAAATTTGCTTTTTTCGGCTACCTATCCGCCCAAAGTGGAGAAGATGGCGGACGAATTTATTGACTATGCGATTCGCATTGAAGTAGCTCCACAAGCGACTACGGTTGAAACGGTTACGCTACGGGTGTATGAGATTCCGAACTTCAAAACCAAGTTGAATTATTTGCTGTGGATGTTGGAGGATGAGGAGCGGTACAATCGGGTGATGGTATTTGTGCGAACCAAACAGGCGGCTTCCAATATTACGAAATATTTGGAGCGAAAAATGGAGGATAGAGTGCGGGTGATTCACGCCAATAAAGACCAAAATGCCCGTATCAATGCGATGAATGAATTTAAGGAAGGTAATCTTCGGGTTTTGGTGGCAACGGATGTGGCTTCAAGGGGGATTGATGTGACGATGGTAAGCCATGTGATTAACTTTGATGTACCTGTTGTGTATGAAGATTTTGTGCATCGAGTTGGGCGAACAGGTCGGGCGCAAAATGAGGGTACTGCCATCACTTTCATGACTCCTGCCGAAAAATACCACCTCCGAAAAATCCAAAAACTCATCAAACAGCAAATTCCTATTTTTACGCTTCCACACGATTTGAAGATTGAAGAAACGCCCAAAGAGGAAGCGCAGGACATGGCTCGTGAAATTGACCACCAAAAACGAAAGGAGAACCCCGACTTCAAAGGGGCTTTTCATGAGAAAAAATGGATGCTGCAACAGGGAAAAGGTGGCAAATTGTATAAGGGGAAGGATAAGCCTAAAGAGAAAATCAAAGATAAGGAGAAAGACAAGGGTAAAGGGAAATTTGGTAAAAATAGTAGTAGCCATAAATTGAAGGGCGGAGCAAAAAATCGCAAAGGGAAAAAATGGGATTAA
- the tesB gene encoding acyl-CoA thioesterase II, whose translation MQTVEELSNLLNLERLDANLFRGNNYQTPWGIVFGGQVLAQSLNAARRTVPEDRCVHSMHAYFILPGDLSLPIIYDVDRIRDGGSFTTRRVVAIQKGRPIFNMAASFQLNQEGLDHQITMPNVPPPEALLTDIELSETWKEEAPEAYKRYQTPRPIEFRPVERFHPLDKRKHEPFRHVWMRATGSMLDLKALHCEALAYASDYNLLGTSVLPHRDVVNDTELQFASIDHAMWFHRDFRMDEWLLYALDSPSASGTRGFNRGNIFTKDGTLVASVVQEGLIRKRRKK comes from the coding sequence ATGCAAACCGTTGAAGAATTATCGAATTTACTGAATTTAGAACGCTTGGATGCCAACCTGTTTCGGGGCAATAACTACCAAACTCCGTGGGGTATTGTGTTTGGTGGTCAGGTGTTGGCGCAGTCCTTGAACGCTGCTCGGCGAACCGTTCCCGAAGATAGATGTGTTCATTCGATGCACGCTTATTTCATTTTGCCAGGTGATTTGAGTCTGCCGATTATCTATGATGTGGACAGGATTAGAGATGGCGGAAGTTTTACGACTCGTCGGGTCGTTGCCATCCAAAAAGGTCGCCCGATTTTCAACATGGCTGCCTCGTTTCAGCTCAATCAAGAGGGGCTGGACCATCAAATCACCATGCCAAACGTACCACCTCCCGAAGCTTTATTGACAGATATAGAGCTTTCGGAAACTTGGAAAGAGGAAGCTCCCGAAGCCTACAAACGCTATCAAACGCCCCGTCCTATTGAGTTTCGTCCCGTAGAACGTTTTCACCCTCTCGACAAAAGAAAACACGAGCCGTTTCGCCATGTTTGGATGCGGGCTACAGGTTCGATGTTGGATTTGAAAGCTTTGCACTGCGAAGCATTGGCCTATGCTTCTGACTACAATCTGTTGGGCACTTCGGTTTTGCCGCATCGAGATGTGGTAAATGATACTGAACTCCAATTTGCAAGTATTGACCACGCCATGTGGTTCCATCGGGATTTTCGGATGGACGAATGGCTCTTGTATGCTTTGGATAGCCCAAGTGCTTCGGGTACAAGGGGTTTTAACCGTGGCAATATCTTTACAAAAGATGGTACATTGGTGGCGTCGGTAGTGCAAGAGGGATTGATTCGGAAACGGCGGAAGAAGTAG